Proteins encoded together in one Variovorax paradoxus EPS window:
- the gatA gene encoding Asp-tRNA(Asn)/Glu-tRNA(Gln) amidotransferase subunit GatA, with translation MSGEQQLHQMGVVALAKALAERKVSAVEASQAFLGRMKAHESLGTFVDVNEEVTLAQARKADALLAAGNAPALAGVPIAHKDIFVTTDFATTAGSKMLAGYRSPFDATVVRRLAEAGAVTLGKLSCDEFAMGSANENVAVPAVGHDKAVPVRNPWNRDRIPGGSSGASAAAVAARLAPAATGTDTGGSIRQPASFCGVTGIKPTYGRASRYGMVAFASSLDQAGPMARSAEDCALLLSAFCGPDLDRDSTSIDKPAEDFGRALNDSLEGLRIGVPKEFFGEGVAPGVRAAIDAALAQYEKLGAKRVEVSLPRTELSIPVYYILAAAEASSNLSRFDGVKFGHRAKQYKDLSDMYEKTRAEGFGDEVKRRIMIGTYVLSHGYYDAYYLQAQKVRRMIADDFQQALKQCDVIAGPAAPTTAWKIGEHGDDPVADYLADIFTLPASLAGLPGMSVPAGFDGGMPVGLQLIGNYFGEAKLLNAAHRFQQATDWHTRTPEGF, from the coding sequence ATGAGCGGCGAACAGCAACTGCACCAGATGGGCGTGGTCGCCCTGGCCAAGGCCCTGGCCGAGCGCAAGGTCTCGGCCGTCGAAGCCTCGCAGGCTTTTCTCGGCCGCATGAAGGCCCACGAATCGCTCGGCACCTTTGTCGACGTCAATGAGGAAGTCACGCTGGCCCAGGCCCGCAAGGCCGACGCGCTCCTCGCCGCCGGCAATGCTCCGGCGCTGGCCGGCGTGCCGATCGCGCACAAGGACATCTTCGTCACCACCGATTTCGCCACCACCGCCGGCTCGAAGATGCTCGCGGGCTACCGCTCGCCCTTCGACGCCACCGTGGTGCGCCGCCTGGCCGAGGCCGGCGCGGTCACGCTCGGCAAGCTGAGCTGCGACGAGTTCGCGATGGGCTCAGCCAACGAGAACGTCGCCGTGCCCGCCGTGGGCCACGACAAAGCCGTGCCGGTGCGGAACCCGTGGAACCGCGACCGCATTCCGGGCGGCTCCTCGGGCGCCAGCGCGGCGGCCGTGGCGGCACGCCTTGCGCCCGCAGCCACCGGCACCGACACCGGCGGCTCGATCCGCCAGCCCGCATCGTTCTGCGGCGTGACCGGCATCAAGCCGACCTATGGCCGCGCCTCGCGCTACGGCATGGTGGCCTTCGCATCGAGCCTCGACCAGGCCGGCCCGATGGCCCGTTCGGCCGAAGACTGCGCGCTGTTGCTGTCGGCTTTCTGCGGCCCCGATCTCGACCGCGATTCGACCTCCATCGACAAGCCCGCCGAAGACTTCGGCCGCGCATTGAACGACTCGCTCGAGGGCTTGCGCATCGGCGTGCCGAAGGAGTTCTTCGGCGAAGGCGTGGCACCCGGCGTGCGCGCCGCCATCGACGCAGCGCTCGCGCAGTACGAGAAGCTCGGCGCCAAGCGCGTCGAGGTGTCGCTGCCGCGCACCGAGTTGTCGATTCCCGTGTACTACATCCTTGCCGCGGCCGAAGCGTCGAGCAACCTGAGCCGCTTCGACGGCGTGAAGTTCGGCCATCGCGCGAAGCAGTACAAGGACCTGTCCGACATGTACGAGAAGACGCGCGCCGAAGGCTTCGGCGACGAAGTGAAGCGCCGCATCATGATCGGCACCTACGTGCTCTCGCACGGCTACTACGACGCCTACTACCTGCAGGCGCAGAAGGTGCGCCGCATGATCGCCGACGACTTCCAGCAGGCGCTGAAGCAATGCGACGTGATCGCCGGCCCCGCCGCGCCGACCACCGCATGGAAGATCGGCGAACACGGCGACGACCCGGTGGCCGACTACCTCGCCGACATCTTCACGCTGCCCGCATCGCTGGCCGGCCTGCCGGGCATGAGCGTGCCCGCGGGCTTCGACGGCGGCATGCCCGTGGGCCTGCAGCTGATCGGCAACTACTTCGGTGAAGCCAAGCTGCTGAACGCAGCCCACCGCTTCCAGCAAGCCACCGACTGGCACACGCGCACGCCGGAGGGCTTTTGA
- the gatC gene encoding Asp-tRNA(Asn)/Glu-tRNA(Gln) amidotransferase subunit GatC produces MSLDASDIARIASLARLQLASDESERMLSQINGFFDLVERMRSVDTAGIEPLAHPVAAIEDITLRLRDDVVSEPDNREANQKSAPAVEAGLFLVPKVIE; encoded by the coding sequence ATGTCCCTTGACGCTTCAGATATCGCACGCATCGCCTCCCTGGCGCGGCTGCAGCTTGCCTCCGACGAAAGCGAGCGCATGCTCAGCCAGATCAACGGCTTTTTCGATTTAGTCGAACGTATGCGTTCGGTCGACACCGCCGGCATCGAGCCCCTGGCCCATCCGGTTGCCGCCATCGAAGACATCACCCTGCGCCTGCGCGATGACGTGGTGAGCGAACCCGACAACCGCGAAGCCAACCAGAAGAGCGCCCCCGCCGTCGAAGCCGGCCTTTTCCTCGTGCCCAAGGTGATCGAATAA
- a CDS encoding rod shape-determining protein: protein MFGAFRRYFSTDLAIDLGTANTLIFARNKGIVLDEPSVVAIRHEGGPHGKKVIQAVGREAKAMLGKVPGNIEAIRPMKDGVIADFVITEQMIKQFIKMVHPRTLLTPSPRIIICVPCGSTQVERRAIKDAAEAAGATSVYLIEEPMAAAIGAGLPVSEASGSMVVDIGGGTTEVGVISLGGMVYKGSVRVGGDRFDEAIINYIRRNYGMLIGEPTAEVIKKTIGSAFPGSEVKEMEVKGRNLSEGVPRSFTISSNEVLEALTDPLNNIVSAVKNALEQTPPELGADIADRGMMLTGGGALLRDLDRLLAEETGLPVLVAEDPLTCVVRGCGIALERMDRLGSIFTSE from the coding sequence ATGTTTGGAGCTTTCCGTCGGTACTTTTCCACCGACCTTGCGATCGACCTCGGCACCGCCAACACCCTGATATTCGCCCGCAACAAGGGCATCGTGCTGGACGAGCCCTCGGTCGTCGCGATCCGCCACGAAGGCGGCCCCCACGGCAAGAAGGTGATCCAGGCCGTCGGCCGCGAAGCCAAGGCCATGCTGGGCAAGGTGCCCGGCAACATCGAGGCGATCCGCCCGATGAAAGACGGCGTGATCGCCGACTTCGTGATCACGGAGCAGATGATCAAGCAGTTCATCAAGATGGTGCACCCGCGCACGCTGCTCACGCCGAGCCCGCGCATCATCATCTGCGTGCCTTGCGGCTCGACCCAGGTCGAGCGCCGCGCCATCAAGGACGCGGCCGAAGCTGCCGGCGCCACGTCGGTCTATCTCATCGAAGAACCCATGGCCGCGGCCATCGGCGCCGGCCTCCCCGTCAGCGAGGCCTCGGGCTCGATGGTGGTGGACATCGGCGGCGGCACCACCGAAGTGGGCGTCATCTCGCTGGGCGGCATGGTCTACAAGGGGTCGGTGCGCGTGGGCGGCGACCGCTTCGACGAAGCCATCATCAACTACATCCGCCGCAACTACGGCATGCTGATCGGCGAGCCGACGGCCGAAGTCATCAAGAAGACCATCGGCTCGGCCTTCCCGGGCTCCGAAGTCAAGGAAATGGAAGTCAAGGGCCGCAACCTTTCCGAAGGCGTCCCGCGCAGCTTCACCATCAGCAGCAACGAAGTGCTGGAAGCCCTGACCGATCCGCTCAACAACATCGTCTCGGCCGTGAAGAACGCGCTGGAGCAGACGCCGCCCGAACTGGGCGCCGACATCGCCGACCGCGGCATGATGCTCACCGGCGGCGGCGCCCTGCTGCGCGACCTCGACCGCCTGCTGGCCGAGGAAACGGGCCTCCCGGTGCTCGTGGCCGAAGACCCGCTGACTTGCGTGGTGCGCGGCTGCGGCATCGCCCTGGAGCGCATGGACCGTCTGGGCAGCATCTTCACTAGCGAGTAA
- the mreC gene encoding rod shape-determining protein MreC, giving the protein MPLGTLDRTAPPLFNQGQSALSKLIFFGALSLFLMVADARFHIVQPIRATLGAVLYPVQWVALKPVQLMMGGGRYLEDLQTAQRNEADARKALMMQAQRASQADTLAQDNARLRELLELRQTTATPGRAAEVLYDAADPYTRKIVIDQGLAHGVAAGSPVIDAHGVLGQVTQVLPLTSEVTLVIDRDLAIPVQNTRTGVRSVAFGDASAHGGGLELRFMAANADLQEGDLLSTSGVDGIYPAGLPVAKIERIERRADSGFARIYCVPLASVTAARYVLVLEPTGAPTAPPPAAPATTQRKRAEGKPGAGKNEKKPAAPAGAGGGR; this is encoded by the coding sequence ATGCCTCTGGGCACGCTCGATCGCACAGCGCCACCCCTGTTCAACCAGGGACAGTCGGCACTCAGCAAGCTGATCTTCTTCGGCGCGCTCTCCCTGTTCCTCATGGTGGCCGATGCACGCTTTCATATCGTGCAGCCGATCCGCGCGACCCTCGGCGCGGTGCTCTACCCGGTGCAATGGGTGGCGCTCAAGCCGGTGCAGCTCATGATGGGCGGCGGGCGCTACCTCGAAGACCTGCAGACCGCCCAGCGCAACGAGGCCGATGCCCGCAAGGCGCTGATGATGCAGGCCCAGCGCGCGAGCCAGGCCGACACGCTGGCGCAGGACAACGCGCGCCTGCGCGAGCTGCTCGAGCTGCGCCAGACCACCGCAACGCCGGGCCGCGCGGCCGAGGTGCTCTACGACGCGGCCGACCCCTACACCCGCAAGATCGTCATCGACCAGGGCCTCGCCCACGGCGTGGCCGCCGGCTCGCCGGTGATCGACGCGCACGGCGTGCTCGGCCAGGTCACGCAGGTGCTGCCCCTCACGAGCGAAGTCACGCTGGTGATCGACCGCGACCTCGCGATTCCCGTTCAGAACACCCGCACGGGCGTGCGCAGCGTGGCCTTCGGCGACGCCTCGGCGCACGGCGGCGGGCTGGAGCTGCGTTTCATGGCCGCCAACGCCGACCTGCAGGAGGGCGACCTGCTCTCCACCAGCGGCGTCGACGGCATCTACCCGGCGGGCCTTCCGGTCGCGAAGATCGAGCGCATCGAGCGCCGCGCCGACTCGGGCTTCGCCCGTATCTACTGTGTGCCGCTCGCCAGCGTGACCGCCGCGCGCTACGTGCTGGTGCTCGAGCCGACCGGTGCCCCGACCGCGCCGCCACCCGCCGCGCCCGCGACCACGCAGCGCAAGCGCGCCGAGGGCAAGCCCGGGGCCGGCAAGAACGAGAAAAAGCCCGCGGCACCCGCGGGCGCAGGAGGCGGCCGATGA
- the mreD gene encoding rod shape-determining protein MreD encodes MIKRPGQQQLLLPVSPLFMWTSLVVALLVNMIPIGRAAWMPDLLALVIVFWGVHQPSRVGIGAAFVFGLCMDVHQASMLGQHALSYTTLGFFAITIHRRLLWYPVLSQALQVLPLFALSQLIEVITRMIGGGVFPGWSVLISPGVEAALWPLASALLLAPQRRTPEPDENRPL; translated from the coding sequence ATGATCAAGCGTCCCGGCCAGCAGCAGCTCCTGCTGCCCGTCAGCCCCCTCTTCATGTGGACCAGCCTCGTCGTGGCGCTCCTGGTCAACATGATCCCCATCGGCCGTGCCGCCTGGATGCCCGACCTGCTGGCGCTGGTCATCGTGTTCTGGGGCGTGCACCAGCCCTCGCGCGTGGGCATCGGCGCGGCCTTCGTGTTCGGCCTCTGCATGGACGTGCACCAGGCCTCGATGCTCGGCCAGCATGCGCTGTCCTACACGACGCTGGGCTTCTTCGCGATCACGATCCATCGGCGCCTGCTCTGGTATCCGGTGCTGTCGCAGGCGCTGCAGGTGCTGCCGCTCTTTGCGCTGTCGCAGCTTATCGAGGTCATCACGCGGATGATCGGCGGTGGCGTGTTCCCGGGCTGGTCGGTGCTGATCTCGCCAGGCGTGGAGGCCGCGCTGTGGCCTCTGGCCTCCGCTCTCTTGCTGGCCCCCCAACGCCGCACCCCGGAACCCGACGAGAACCGCCCCCTCTAA
- the mrdA gene encoding penicillin-binding protein 2, whose protein sequence is MTEIRNVAADLARFKRRVIVIGLAVLFAFGLLSSRLIYLQVTRHEDLAEQAESNRTAIVPVVPNRGLILDRNGIVLASNYSAYTLEITPSKVNDVEETIDNLTQVLEVSPRDRRRFKRLREDSRSFDSIPIRTRLSDEEVARFAAQRYRFPGVEIKARLFRNYPNGETGAHVLGYIGRINQREKTAMEDWEEEEQANYKGTDYIGKLGIEQSYEKTLHGQTGVEQMETSAGGRAIRRLASHPATPGNTVMLSLDIKLQKLVEDMFGDRRGALVAIDPKTGEVLAFVSKPTFDPNLFVEGIDTESWKELSESLDKPLLNRALRGTYPPGSTYKPFMALAALQTGKRGASVVVNDPGYFNFGGHRFGSPEGNLGGVDMRRSIQLSSNIYYYSLANEMGVDLIHDFMKPLGFGQITGIDLGGEVRGVLPSTEWKRNAYKRPEQKKWYAGETISLGIGQGYNTFTMLQLAQATAIVADGGIKRKPHLVLATRNTVSGQVVPLPQPPPENLGYTAANVAVIREGLTSVVTSGTARSVFAGAGYQAAGKTGTAQAVTQAQNTKYNARALEEHQRDHALFMAFAPVSDPKIAVAVIVENAGWGAGAAAPIARRVFDYWLMDQYPSEADMAAIKIGKAGAPMGKPRVASEVAWPVATTTPATAP, encoded by the coding sequence ATGACCGAAATCCGCAACGTCGCCGCCGACCTCGCGCGCTTCAAGCGCCGCGTGATCGTGATCGGCCTCGCTGTGCTTTTCGCGTTCGGCCTGCTGAGTTCGCGGCTGATCTACCTGCAGGTCACGCGGCATGAAGACCTGGCCGAGCAGGCCGAGAGCAACCGCACGGCCATCGTGCCGGTGGTGCCCAACCGGGGCCTGATCCTCGACCGCAACGGCATCGTGCTGGCCTCGAACTACTCGGCCTACACGCTGGAGATCACGCCTTCGAAGGTGAACGATGTCGAGGAGACCATCGACAACCTCACGCAGGTGCTCGAAGTCTCGCCGCGCGACCGCCGCCGTTTCAAGCGCCTGCGCGAAGACTCTCGCAGCTTCGACTCCATTCCGATCCGCACCCGCCTGAGCGACGAAGAGGTCGCGCGCTTCGCGGCCCAGCGCTACCGCTTTCCGGGCGTGGAGATCAAGGCACGGCTCTTCCGCAACTACCCGAACGGCGAGACCGGCGCGCACGTGCTCGGCTACATCGGCCGCATCAACCAGCGCGAGAAGACCGCGATGGAAGACTGGGAAGAAGAGGAACAAGCCAACTACAAGGGCACCGACTACATCGGCAAGCTGGGCATCGAGCAGAGCTACGAGAAAACGCTGCACGGCCAGACCGGCGTGGAGCAGATGGAAACTTCGGCCGGCGGGCGCGCCATCCGCCGGCTCGCAAGCCACCCGGCCACACCGGGCAATACCGTGATGCTGTCGCTGGACATCAAGCTGCAGAAGCTGGTGGAAGACATGTTCGGCGACCGCCGCGGCGCGCTGGTGGCCATCGACCCCAAGACGGGCGAGGTGCTGGCCTTCGTGAGCAAGCCCACGTTCGATCCGAACCTCTTCGTCGAAGGCATCGACACCGAGAGCTGGAAAGAGCTGAGCGAATCGCTCGACAAGCCGCTCCTGAACCGCGCGCTGCGCGGCACCTACCCGCCCGGCTCCACCTACAAGCCCTTCATGGCGCTGGCGGCGCTGCAGACCGGCAAGCGCGGCGCGAGCGTGGTGGTGAACGACCCGGGCTACTTCAACTTCGGCGGCCACCGCTTCGGCAGCCCCGAAGGCAACCTGGGCGGCGTCGACATGCGGCGTTCGATCCAGCTGTCGAGCAACATCTACTACTACTCGCTGGCCAACGAGATGGGCGTGGACCTGATCCACGACTTCATGAAGCCGCTGGGCTTCGGCCAGATCACCGGCATCGACCTGGGCGGCGAGGTGCGCGGCGTGCTGCCCAGCACCGAGTGGAAGCGCAACGCCTACAAGCGGCCCGAGCAGAAGAAGTGGTATGCGGGCGAAACCATTTCGCTGGGCATCGGCCAGGGCTACAACACCTTCACGATGCTGCAGCTCGCGCAGGCCACGGCCATCGTGGCCGACGGCGGCATCAAGCGCAAGCCGCACCTCGTGCTGGCGACGCGCAACACGGTGAGCGGCCAGGTGGTGCCGCTGCCGCAGCCGCCGCCGGAGAACCTGGGCTACACCGCGGCCAACGTGGCGGTGATTCGCGAGGGCCTCACCAGCGTGGTCACCAGCGGCACCGCGCGCAGCGTGTTCGCGGGCGCGGGTTACCAGGCGGCCGGCAAGACCGGCACGGCGCAGGCGGTGACGCAGGCGCAGAACACCAAGTACAACGCCCGCGCGCTCGAGGAGCACCAGCGCGACCACGCGCTCTTCATGGCGTTCGCACCGGTCAGTGATCCGAAGATCGCGGTGGCGGTGATCGTGGAGAACGCCGGCTGGGGCGCTGGCGCCGCGGCACCCATCGCGCGCCGGGTGTTCGACTACTGGCTCATGGACCAGTACCCGAGCGAGGCCGACATGGCCGCCATCAAGATCGGCAAGGCCGGCGCGCCGATGGGCAAGCCGCGCGTGGCGAGCGAAGTGGCGTGGCCGGTGGCGACGACGACGCCTGCCACTGCTCCCTGA
- the fahA gene encoding fumarylacetoacetase produces the protein MTALNATHDPKLRSWVASANEAGTDFPIQNLPFGRFRTAGSSEAFRIGVAIGDQVLDLKAAGLVDTDDMNALMGASVKDRQALRAAISAGLAEGSDKQAAWSKALLAQAKAEMTVPCRIGDYTDFYTGIHHATTIGKLFRPDQPLMPNYKWVPIGYHGRASSIGVSGQVFKRPQGQTKAPDAAEPSFGPSKRLDYELELGFLVGQGNALGEPIAIGEAEEHLFGVTLLNDWSARDLQAWEYQPLGPFLAKNFASTLSPWIVTMEALAPFRARFERPAGDPQPLPYLDAPSNREAGALDITLEVLLQTAKMRAEGIAPARLTRGNTTEAAYWTAAQLITHHTVNGCNLQPGDLLGSGTLSGPKPDEAGSLMELTLGGKQPITLPNGEKRTFLEDGDTLVMRGYCERAGAVRIGLGEVSGTVAG, from the coding sequence ATGACCGCACTGAACGCCACCCACGACCCCAAGCTGCGCAGCTGGGTCGCCTCGGCCAACGAAGCCGGCACCGACTTCCCGATCCAGAACCTGCCCTTCGGCCGCTTCCGCACCGCGGGCAGCAGCGAGGCCTTCCGCATCGGCGTCGCGATCGGCGACCAGGTGCTCGACCTGAAGGCCGCGGGCCTCGTGGACACCGACGACATGAACGCGCTGATGGGCGCGAGCGTGAAGGACCGCCAGGCCCTGCGCGCCGCGATCTCCGCGGGCCTCGCCGAAGGCAGCGACAAGCAGGCCGCATGGTCGAAGGCGCTGCTCGCGCAAGCCAAGGCCGAGATGACGGTGCCCTGCCGCATCGGCGACTACACCGACTTCTACACGGGTATCCACCACGCGACCACCATCGGCAAGCTCTTCCGCCCCGACCAGCCGCTGATGCCCAACTACAAGTGGGTGCCCATCGGTTATCACGGCCGCGCCTCGTCCATCGGCGTGAGCGGCCAGGTCTTCAAGCGCCCGCAGGGCCAGACCAAGGCGCCCGATGCGGCCGAGCCGAGCTTCGGCCCGTCCAAGCGCCTCGACTACGAACTGGAGCTGGGCTTTCTGGTCGGCCAGGGCAACGCGCTGGGCGAGCCGATCGCCATCGGCGAGGCCGAAGAGCACCTGTTCGGTGTGACGCTGCTCAACGACTGGTCGGCACGCGACCTGCAGGCCTGGGAATACCAGCCGCTCGGCCCGTTCCTCGCGAAGAACTTCGCGAGCACGCTGTCGCCGTGGATCGTGACCATGGAGGCGCTCGCGCCGTTCCGCGCGAGGTTCGAGCGGCCCGCGGGCGATCCGCAACCGCTGCCGTATCTCGATGCGCCGTCGAACCGCGAGGCCGGCGCGCTCGACATCACGCTCGAAGTGCTGCTGCAGACCGCGAAGATGCGCGCCGAAGGCATCGCGCCCGCGCGCCTCACGCGCGGCAACACCACCGAGGCCGCCTACTGGACCGCCGCGCAGCTCATCACGCACCACACGGTGAACGGCTGCAACCTGCAGCCGGGCGACCTGCTGGGCTCGGGCACGCTCTCGGGGCCGAAGCCCGACGAGGCCGGTTCGCTGATGGAACTCACGCTGGGCGGCAAGCAGCCGATCACGCTGCCGAACGGCGAGAAGCGCACGTTCCTGGAAGACGGCGACACGCTGGTCATGCGCGGCTACTGCGAGCGCGCGGGGGCTGTGCGTATCGGGCTGGGTGAAGTCAGCGGCACGGTGGCTGGCTGA
- a CDS encoding Bug family tripartite tricarboxylate transporter substrate binding protein: protein MKNAFALTRRAAALALLAAPLLTHAADFPSKPIRFIVPYTPGGTTDLVARTVGQKVSEKLGQPVLIDNRGGAGGNIGMDAVAKAAPDGYTIGFGAISTNALNPHIYKSMAFDPRKDFTAISLLGTSTIVLEVPAASPIKSVPDLIAAAKKNPGLPYATAGAGTSMNLAGVMFAQMTGTELVHVAYKGSGPAITDMLGNNIGLMFDNLPASLPHIQAGKLRALAVAGPARSPSLPDVPTMAEAGLKGYALDPWFGVYGPANLPAPVVKALNEAFVEALAMPDVKAKLQQAGFSPRGSTAQELATLTQTEYQRLGDVARKAGMTAD from the coding sequence TCGCTCTCACGCGCCGCGCGGCGGCTCTCGCCCTGCTCGCTGCGCCCTTGCTCACGCACGCGGCGGACTTTCCGTCGAAGCCGATTCGCTTCATCGTGCCCTACACGCCCGGCGGCACCACCGACCTCGTGGCGCGCACCGTGGGCCAGAAGGTGTCGGAAAAGCTCGGCCAGCCGGTGCTCATCGACAACCGCGGCGGCGCGGGCGGCAACATCGGCATGGACGCCGTGGCCAAGGCCGCCCCCGACGGCTACACCATCGGCTTCGGCGCGATCTCGACCAATGCGCTGAACCCGCACATCTACAAGTCGATGGCCTTCGATCCGCGCAAGGACTTCACAGCGATCAGCCTGCTGGGCACCTCGACCATCGTGCTCGAAGTGCCGGCCGCCTCGCCGATCAAGTCGGTGCCCGACCTGATCGCCGCCGCGAAGAAGAACCCGGGCCTGCCCTACGCCACCGCGGGCGCCGGCACCTCGATGAACCTGGCGGGCGTGATGTTCGCGCAGATGACCGGCACCGAGCTCGTGCACGTGGCCTACAAGGGCAGCGGCCCGGCCATCACCGACATGCTGGGCAACAACATCGGCTTGATGTTCGACAACCTGCCGGCGTCGCTGCCGCACATCCAGGCCGGCAAGCTGCGCGCGCTGGCTGTCGCCGGGCCGGCGCGGTCGCCTTCGCTGCCCGACGTGCCGACGATGGCTGAGGCGGGCCTCAAGGGCTACGCGCTCGATCCGTGGTTCGGTGTGTACGGACCGGCGAACCTGCCGGCACCCGTGGTCAAAGCGCTGAACGAAGCCTTCGTCGAAGCGCTCGCGATGCCGGACGTGAAGGCCAAGCTGCAGCAGGCCGGCTTCTCGCCGCGCGGCTCGACCGCGCAGGAGCTGGCGACGCTCACGCAGACCGAATACCAGCGCCTCGGTGATGTGGCCAGGAAAGCCGGCATGACCGCGGACTGA